Genomic window (Elusimicrobiota bacterium):
CCCGGGTCGGTTCGGCTCGGCTCCGGGGTCGTCCGCATCGAGCCGCGGGGGGGGCGCTACCGCCTGGGGCTTTCTGGCGGCGGTTTCCTCGACGCCGACGCGGTCATCGCCACGACGGCATCATGGCAGACGGCCAAGCTCGTCAGGGGCTTTGATCCTGGCTTGGCCGAGGTTTTGGAGGAGATACCCTTCGCCTCCACCGCGACCGTGACCTTGGCTTACGAAGCCCAATCCCTGGACATTCCCAGCGGTTTCGGCTTCGTGGTGGCCCGGGGGGAAGCTCAAGCCGTGGCCGCAGCCACGTTCTCGTCAGCTAAATTCCCGGGCCGGGCTCCGGCGGGGACGACCCTCATCCGGTGTTTTTTGGGCGGAGCCGGGCGGGAGGGGCCGCTGAGGGGCTCGGACGAGGAGCTCGCGATCAAAGTTCGGCAAGACCTGGGGAGAATCCTGGGACTCGGAACCGAGCCGATTTTAACCCGCGTCTACCGCTGGACGCGGGGCAATCCGCAGTACACCGTGGGGCACGAGGAGCGCTTAAAGCGGATCGCCGGGCATTTGGAGCGCCATCCCGGCCTGGCGCTGGCCGGGGCCTCCTATCGCGGGATCGGCATCCCCGACTGCATCGCCAGCGCCTACGCCGCCGCCGAGCTCGTGCTGGACGAATAGGGCCGCTGTTAGGAGGATCAGGGCTCCCGCCTGGTGTGCTGCGCCCAGGGCCGTCGGCACCTTGAGGATAAGGGTCGCCGCGCCGAGCCCCAACTGCAGGGCCGTCGCCCCCAGAAGGCACAGCAAGCCGAGCCGAGCCCGCCTCGAGCGGCCTACGGCCAAGCCTCGGAGGCAGAAGGCCGTAAGCGTCGCCCCGGTCAGGCCTGCCAGGAGGCGGTGGTCGAATTGGACGGTCACCACGTTCTCGAAGAGGTTAAGGACGAACGGCTCCAGAGAGTTCATGGCTGGGGGAATCCAATAGCCGGCCATGCGCGGAAAGGTGTTGAAGACGAACCCGGCCTTGAGTCCCGCCACCAGCCCGCCCGACGCGATGGTGAAGAGGACCATCAGCGTGATGGCGGCTCCGGCAAACCTGGTCTTCCGGGGGATTATATTTTCGCGCGGAAAAAGAAGATCCAGGGCCGTCCAAAGCATGGCTGAGTAGAGCAGGCACGCGGTCAAGAGATGGGCCGTGAGGCGGTATTGGCTCACCCGCGGCTCGGCCGCGAGCCCGCTTTTGACCATGAACCAGCCGAGCGCTCCCTGGGCGGCCCAAAGAAGCGCCAAGGCGGCGAGCCTCGCCGCCAGGCCTGGCGTGAGCCGCCGCCGGATCAGGAGATAGATCAAGGGTAGGGCGAAAACCAGACCGGCCAGGCGCGCCAGGAGGCGGTGGGCGTACTCCATCCAGAAAATGGACTTGAAGGACTTCAAGTCCATTCCAGCGTTAACCTCCAGATACTCCGGCGTTTTTTTATAGGAGGTAAACGCATCCTCCCATTGGGCGGAGTTCAACGGGGGCAACGCGCCCATGACCGGTTTCCACTCCACGATGGACAGCCCCGAGTGGGTGAGGCGCGTGACACCTCCTTGGACGAGGATGGCGAAGACCAAGGCGCAGCAGGCCAGAAGCCAGGCGGCTATTTTCTTGTTCATGGCCCTGTTATAGACGCAACGATGCGGCCTTAAAGCGGCTGGATTTCGGATTGGGCGCGGCGCACCTCGCCGCCCAGCATGCGCGCCACGGCCCCGAGGTCGAAGGGCCAGGCGTAGCGGATTCTCGCCCGAGGGTGCAGACTTTTAAGCCTCCTCAAAATCGCGGGGATCTCATGCTCGCTGTGGGAGCCGCCGCGGGTGTACATGGTCGAGATGACGGTGATTTCCGCAATGCCTTCCGACAGGGCCTGGGCGAAGGCCTCCGCGAGGCTGGGCCGGCAGAACTCGTTGTAGGCCGCCCACAGGCGCCAGCCGGGAAGCTCGGCTGCGAGGCGCTCCAAGACGGCCTCGAGGCCCGCTTTGTAGGGATCGTTCTCGGGCGTGCGCGGCCAAGAGCGGATCCGGGCGTCGAGCTCCCGGAATCTCGCGGAGGGCGCGGCCTTGGATCTGGCTTCCTCGCGTTTGAGCTCGCTCACGAGCTCGGGGGGAAAATCCGCCGGGATCCCGCCGTGGCCGACCAAGATGACTGCCTGAGGGCTGCTCATTACGAGTCATTATAGGAAATCGTCCGCTCTTGAGGGATTTTTCTCC
Coding sequences:
- a CDS encoding CbiX/SirB N-terminal domain-containing protein; the encoded protein is MSSPQAVILVGHGGIPADFPPELVSELKREEARSKAAPSARFRELDARIRSWPRTPENDPYKAGLEAVLERLAAELPGWRLWAAYNEFCRPSLAEAFAQALSEGIAEITVISTMYTRGGSHSEHEIPAILRRLKSLHPRARIRYAWPFDLGAVARMLGGEVRRAQSEIQPL